Within Peromyscus leucopus breed LL Stock chromosome 7, UCI_PerLeu_2.1, whole genome shotgun sequence, the genomic segment ttTAGCTGatgagtcatctcctcagtcctactgtttgttttgttttgttggttgtttttttggttttggttttttgaaacagggtttctctgtgtagccctggctgtcctggaactcactctgtagaccaggctcagctcaaactcacagagatccgcctggctctgcctcccaagtgctgggattcaagtcgAATGCCACCAGCACCTGGCTCCCACTGTTGTTTTTAATGGAGAATGTCTTCTTGggattttcttcagtatttttccTATTGTTTACTTGTTGTTGAGGcggggtctcactgtatagcttcacatagcttggaactcactctgtagaccaggctggcctcacactggaggtttgtctgtctctgcctcccaggtgctggatggatttacaagcatgtgccaatCCACCCAGCCTTCAGTCTTTTTTATAAGAATGCCTGTACACTCCGAGTTTACGAGGTACAGCTTTTGTAATATATAACAGACACAGTATCCAAACAGTAGTGTGGAGAACACTGATGGGACTGCACTGGAGGGCCCAGCGTGTAGATGGATAGTGTCACTGTGGGACTACAGACTCCCGGAGAGACAGCGTGTAGCTGGGTAGTTCTACTGTAGGACTACAGACTCCCGGAGAGACAGCGTGTAGCTGGGTAGTTCTACTGTAGGACTACAGACTCACGGAGAGACAGTGTGTAGATGGGTAGTGTCACTGTAGAACTACAGACTCATGGAGAGACAGCGTGTAGATGGGCAGTGTCACTGTGGGACTACAGACTCACGGAGAGACAGCGTGTAGCTGGGTAGTTCTACTGTAGGACTACAGACTCCCGGAGAGACAGCGTGTAGATGGATAGTGTCGCTGTGGGACTACAGACTCACAGAGAGACAGTGTGTAAATGGGTAGTGTAGGACTACAGACTCATGGAGAGACAGCGTGTAGCTGGGTAGTGTCACTGTAGGACTACAGACTCCCGGAGAGACAGCGTGTAGATGGGTAGTTCTACTGTAGGACTACAGACTCACAGAGAGACAGCGTGTAGCTGGGTAGTTCTACTGTAAGACTACAGACTCATGGAGAGACAGCGTGTAGATGGGCAGTGTCACTGTGGGACTACAGACTCACGGAGAGGTAGCACCAGTACATAGGGAGAATGTCAAGTAACAAACTATGTGTTCTGCTTTTTCCTGTAACATTTGTATCTTTCCAGATCGTTATTCGGGCCTTGTAAACATCTATTTATATGCCTGCCAGTATTGCGCGGTGTGTATAAAACAGTTTACTTAACTATTCCCTTATTGCAGCGCGTTCAGAGCGCCTACATTTTTAATTTGGGCAAGTTTTTGTGCAGTGAACATTATTGTCCAccctggatttttgttttctacttattTTCAGCAATTTCCTCAGGATAAAGTATCCTAGCTGTGAGCCAGCAGCTGTGAGTTTCGATCCCTCACAGAGTCCAGAGCCTAGCATTTGAAAATCACCACGAATTAGAAGGAAAGCCCAAAGCCTCTAGCAGAGGACTAATCTGTTGATCCTTGCCAGGAGAAGAGAAAACCCCCAATTGACAAGACGGAATGGGACAGCTTCTTCGATGAGAATGGTCACTTGGCCAAGTCTAGGGACTTCATTTGTGTTAACATCCTGGAAAGGGTATGATTCCCAGGCTATCCTCAGCCTTGCCCTGGCACTAGGGGGCGGCACAGATGGCAGGGACCAGGCATGCCATTGGGTATCTTGAGAGTTCATGACCTCCCGTGCCCAGGGCCTACACCCCTTCGTGAGGACGGAAGCCTGGAAATTCCTCACAGGCTACTACTCATGGCAGAGTTCCCGGGATGAGCGGCTCATGGTGGACAGCAACAGAAGGTAGAACGTTCCAGAACCTCTTTCTGTGGAGAGTTGTCAGGGatgtggggggagtgggggccGGCGGCACCCTCTCAACCTAGAAATTCGGGTTTCTTCTTCATATGGACTCCTTATTCTGAGAAGACTCTGATGCTTCCCACACAGGACCCACATGCAGTGGGTCTAGCCAGGTTTAAGTTTAAGCTGGCATCTCCTCTCCAGTTCACCGACCAAGTAAGCAGTTGCAGGCACAGGCTTGTCCCCAAACTCCCTTATCGCCTTGCTCCCAACCTCATCCTTACCTGCCTAGCCTTCCTGTGAAGGGCCCTAGGAATTTTCTTTCCTGGGCTTAATCCCCTTTCCTGCCAACTGTTACCCCCAAACCCTATGGCCAAAGTGTCTCCTGAGGCTAGGTTCCACCTCTCTGTCCTGCCCACATCTCCTCCGAGTGCCCACTGTGGGCTGCTCGGGTTAAACAGTCCCAGAGGTGTGACATTTCAGGCATCTGCTGACATTTCAAATAGCCTATTTTCTCTTAATCCTAGCTCTCCTATCCCAACACCCTCCATCTGACCGTTCCTGGGGGACAACCTtagagttagggtttctattgctgtgaggaaacgtCGTGCCCCACAGCAGcttgggggtggaggagaggattTGTTTCGTAGCTTACAGCTCCACattgcagtccatcactgagggaagctggggcaggaacctcgaggcaggagctgatacagaggccatggaggaatgctgcttactggcttgctcctcatggcttgctcaatctaATTTCTTTGTGGCACCCAggaccagcccagaggtggcacctcccacagtgagctgggccctcccacatcaatcattaatctagAAAATTCATAGCAGGCTTACCCACAGGCTAATcttgtgggagcattttcttaactgaggttccttcttctgaaatgactctagcttatgccaAGGTGATGTAAAACTGACCAGCACAGGGACTCCCTCCCCATCAGCTCGGCCACCCCACTCCAGCAGAGCTGCATGTTCTTTCCTACTGTCTCTGCTCTTGGTtcactctttctccctccacccaCACTGGTCTCCCTATTAGCTGTCTCCCAAAACCCCAACTTTGGGCCAGTGGGATTGCTCAGGGGataaaggggcttgccaccaagcctgacaatctgtgTCCAAACCCATGGTGGGTGGAGAGAAGGGACTCACTCtcacaatttgtcctctgacctccacaagtgtgtggcacacacacacacacacacacacacacacacacacacacacacagtgaataaacaaacaaacaaataaataaaactccatCCTTGCTTCAAGGCCAGGACCACACAGGGTACTTCCTCCTGATTGGAGGATTTTTGTAGGTAAGTATACACAGGTTTTGAACTTGGAACAGTCTTAAGTTTGGGAGTGAGTTCAATTCAAATTCTAGTATTAACATCACACTCCGAGTGAACTTGCCCACGAACTCCCCTGCTGAAGGCTCAGTCTCCTCCTCTGTCCAATGCGGTCACAATACAGTTCACAGAGTGGTTACAGAGATCTAATTATAGAAGCAGGCACGTCACCATGCCCAGGGGAGGAGCAGCTAGGGCTCATGTCAGTAGGGATGCTCCCCCAAACTGGAGACTGTGGACTTTCGCCTCTGTGACCCTGGGACTTGGGCCTGCCTCATCTCTCTCAGGTGGAGCACACACCAGGGCAGAGTTCGAGTCCTCCCCAAATCACCTTTCTTTAGCTCAGTGCAGGCCTCACCTGTCCACATGAGTGCTCAGGGTGGACTGGGTCTGAATGACCCCACAGTGGATTGCTTCCTTCTTAGAGGGGTTTGTCTTGGGCTGCCTGGCCAAGTCTTAGGGCCTGAGCAGCTGAGCTCAGCCCCAAAGCAGCTCCCAGCCAAGATGTGGAAAAGACAACCCACACAGGGACCAGCAGAGAATAGTCTGGAACGGTAGGGATGTGAATGTCGGACTAGGTGCCAAGCCAGGGAACAGGCCTCGTGTGTGTTACACATCATTGTTAAGGCAAAAAGCCATAAATGAGCAAAGTGCCATGAACAGGGTGGTTGACAatatcagatttttttcctttggcattCCGGAGGCACAGGACAAGGCTGCAGCATGCTGGCCTCCTGGGAAATTCTCTGAGAGACAGAAGTCCTTCTCCACACCTCCCACCAACGCTTCCCTGGCTTGAGGCTACATCCATTCACGTTCTGTCTCAGTGGACACAAGGCCTCtcacctctctgtgtgtctcttatATAGACAGTTGTCATCTGATTTAGGGTCCCCTGGAAAACCCAGAACGGTCGCATCTTGCGACCCTTAATCACACTGGAAGAGACCCCGTCTACAAAGAAGCCCACATTACAGGATCTAGGGGTTACTTCTAGGACACGACGAGGACGACTTTTAGAGCCCGCCAGTCAGTTACCGCACCAGCTAATCAAATTGCAGTGGTCCGCAGAAGACTGTCCCCACTCtgcaggtggggaaactgaggcttagagaggGAGGGTGACATCCCTTTGCAGACACTCGGTTGTTAAGCGGTGGCTCCGGGGTTTGGGTGCTACAGTTGGAGCACAGAGCCCACCCCACATTAGGTTGTCTCCACACTGGGTGCCAGCTGCATGCCGGAGAGCACTTCAGGCTGCTCAGGGACCAGGTGGGGACCAGGTAGGCGAGGCTACCcggtcccccacccccccagctcaGCAGCTGCTGCCGCTCTGATTGTCCCTTCTTGGGAGGGGAAGGCCACCTTACCCAGCCCCGATGTGTTCTCTCAGGAGGAACTACAAAGCCTTGTGCCAGATGTACGAGAAAATCCAGCCCCTGCTGGAAAACTTGCATGGGAACTTCACAGAGACTAGGAACAACATCGGTGAGCAGAGGGcgagggggggggagggcagggcggAGGAGAGGGTAGATGCCATTAGGGTCTTTTCTTGGTCATTTCTAGGCACAGGTTGACCCCTGGGGCCTGACAACGGTCTTGACTTTGGCCCGGAAATTTTCCTAGCCGGACCTGGGTCAATCCACCCACCCCTGGCCACAGGTGCTGCTAGAGGCTTCCCTGCCACATGCCACCCCTGTTGCTTTGTCTTCCTCCCCCCAAGCCATGACTTTGACGTAGACTGGATCTGAACTGGATCGGGAGGGGGCATTCCTTGACAAAAGGTGTGGTCTAGTCAGAGATTTGGAGGCAAAGAGGAGCCCAGAGCAGCAGGGTATGGTGATGAGTTGAGCTTGGTGGGGCTGTAGCCCCCCTCCCAGCTAGGATTTTTTTTAGGATCTGTCCTCTAAGGATGTGTGATGAATTCACCCATGCTTTCTGCGCTGGAGATGGTCTAATGTCACCTCCCGTCCCTTGCTCTAATCTAGCATATGACATCCAGAGACTCTATGACAAAGATCCCCTGGGCAATGTGCTTGTGGACaagaagaaactggagaagacCCTGCTGCTGAGTTATGTCTGCAACACGAAGGCTGGTGAGCTGAGGGTAGGGCCCCAGCCCGGGCTTGCCAGCTCCTTCCTAGAACCTGGGCCAGCATCCACTGGCTTTTCCTCCCCGGCGCCTTCCCCCACAGAGTACCAGCGAGGCTTCCATGAGATGGTGATGCTCTTCCAGCTGATGGTGGGGCACGAACATGAGACCTTCTGGCTCTTCCAGTTCTTCCTGCAGAAAACAGTGAGGACCAAGCCAAGCTCAAATCTCCTACTCCCCAGCGCCCAGCAAACCAAGGCACCACCAGCCTCAGTCACTTCCCCCGGCCCCCAAACATCTGTAGGTCAGGGGGTGGGTAGTGGAAGCATTAGAATTCAGAAGGACTATTCAGAGTCCCACTCTCACCAGCCCCGTGGTGggaccctctgctggcctctcacTCCTTACACACAAATCTCCCTGCAGATCTCTTGTGGCTTCCCAGGCCTCCAGAGTAAAACCCAGCAGCCTTTGTCAGGCCTCCAGGGCTGCCTCTTTGTTCCCACCTCCCCCTGTTTCCTCCACATGACCCATAGTCCAGACACCCTGGAGGACTCAGCAGTATCCAGGGTGTGCCCTACTCTGCACCCAGGATGAGGGGTTTACCATCTGGGAAGGTTTTCTTTGTCACCTTCTAGAAGGTTCCCACAACCTCTACCTCTCTCTGCACCTCTGCAAAAATATGCTTGCTAAACTTTCTTTCTTGGCTCTGACCTAATAACTAGGGTCATGGTCACATGTGGGACATCTTCgcagctccacccccacccccatatgtTAAGATGCACATGAATACATGGCTGCCcgagatgtacacacacataggcaaacaGGCACAGCTGCACACAGGGACcagatacaacaacaacaacaacaacacacacacacacacacacacacacacacacacacacagaattgggACTGTGAGGTGGGCTTGATTCTGTGACGCCCTCAAGTTGAACTGAGGAGGACTGTTCTCTGGTCCCATCTTGTACAGGAACACAGCTGTGTCATCAACATCGGGGTGGGCAAGAACCTGGACATGCTTAACAGTGTGATCACTTTGCTGGACCCTGAATTTGCTGAACACCTCAGTGAGTGGTCCACAGTCACTACTACTTCCCACACCAGCAGGGAGACTACGGGAGGGCCAAGGCCCATGGCCGACATACTCAGGCCTATGTGAAGGAGCCTGGGTCTCTGATGTTGAACATCTGCTCCAAACAGACTCCATGGCCTGTTGGGAAAGTAGCAGCCGGAATGCTCATGTCTCCCATGTCCCGCATGATCGGTTGTGTGGCCTTGCCTGTGTGGCGGCTTACACGCCTGCTTCTCTCCTCACAGAAGGGAAGGGCTCAGGAGCTGTACAGTCTCTCTTCCCCTggttctgcctctgcttccagcgTGCCTTCAAATCCTTCGACGATGTCTGGAGGCTCTGGGAGGTGAGGCGCGTGCAGCTGGGGACACTTGATGTGGACTGTACCCCTCCTGTGGACTGTTCTCCCCTCAGGAGGAGAAGCTACAAGTTCTCCTGCATCCCTTTCTTCCTGGCTTCCGATGGCGCTCAGTGGTCTGGGGTTTAATTAGGTCAGCATCCCCACTCCTGCCTTGCTGTAGAGGGCTAGAGCATCTGTGCATCAATTCTGATGCCAGACCCCACTGACCATCTACAGGGCAGTTAGCACAGGGCACCTGCTGATGTGCCTGGGCTGGCCTGCAGCTCAGcaccctgctctctgctctcttttgCTGCCTTTCCTTGGTCTTCCCTTTCCCCTAGAATGCTAGCTTCTCTTAGAACCTGATTTCCCCCAAAGCAGGCCCTGAGGACACCTGTAGTCTTCCAACCACAGTTCCTAGGACATGATCCTCCTTAGGAAGGAGCCTACCACCTCTCGCTGTCCTGCCTCGCCTCACGGCTGTTTCTAAATGGAAGATCCAGCCCGGCTGCAGCCTGGCATGTACCGTCCCACCATCCAGCTTCCACCTCCCCCACGTTATCATCTTGGCCAGCCATTCTACTCCCAAATCTCAAATggccacctccccccccccgacACCGACGTTTGGGGGAGCCCTGGATTGCCGAGCTCCCACTCAAATTCTAGTTTCTCTCTACCCCGTTCTGAGTGTGTAGTTTCTGACAGCTTGCTACCCTCAGGGCATCCCGGTCTCAGACCACAGGGCTGAGGCCTGCTGGCTGCCCACAGGTCTTGCTGACAGGGAAGCCCTGCAGGAATTTCCAGGTGCTGGTGGCCTACAGCATGCTACAGATGGTGCGTGAGCAGGCCCTGGTGGAGAGCATGAGCGGTGATGCCATCCTCCTGGTGAGTGCCTTGGGCCGGatccctctccagcctccagagccaAGTGCCTGTACCCATTTCGTAGAAGAGTGCAGAGACCCATGGTGTGCTAGCTTATGGCTGCTTTTGCCTCCGGAGAGGAACAAATGAGGAGTGCTGAAGTGTGGGACTCCATGCTGATGGCTCTTAATAGACCAGCTCTAAAGGCCCTGCGACCGTGACAGAGGCTGTGTTGGTCTGTCATCCCAGTAAGCGTGTGAGGACACCAAAGGTCTAACCATTAGATTCTACTGCCTTGAAGTGAACCCTTGGCCATGCGGCAGAAGGGCCTAAGGTTTTCAGAGGTGCCTAAAGGCCAGCCgaagtaccagaaaaaaaaatcttgggtgGTATGCCAGTTATAAACCAGGTCTTCCTTAGGAGCTTGAGGCATGTAGCAGAGTGCCCGGGCTTCCTAGATGCCCCATGTGAAGGCTGTGTTTGTCATACCTCCAAATGATCTGTAGGCACTGTGGTGGGTTGTGGCGACATCGAGGTGCCCCCAGTAACTGCTGGGAGTAGTAGCTTTCTTACCTTTGTGTTGCCTCTGCCCAAAAGCACAGGAGAGGTgtttgcttacacacacacacacacatgcatgcacacgcgtgtgcgcacgcacacacaggcacacacactcacacacacacaagcacacacgcaatacacgcatatgcacacacacgcacatgcacacacacacacacacacacacacacacacacacacacacatcccaagcACATGTGTCTCCCTCCAGGCCTGCAACAGCCTCATTGACCTTGATGCTGATGAGCTGATCTCTGCTGCTTGCATGGTTTATGCCGAGCTCATGCAAAAGGAGGTAAGTTGCCCAGTGATTtggcctcctcctctcctgtcatcttcttcctcttccttctcctcctctgttcctCTTCCTGTATTCCTCCTCCAAGAAGTCTTCCCTGGTTTCTCGTGCCTGCCCTCTACCAGCCACACTTGGCTTCAGAGACAGTCTGTGCTGCGCTCCCTCCCACCAGCTTACAGAAGctgttctgctttgtttcctCATTGCTGATATCCTCACGGGCAGTCTGATCCCTGGGCTCACAGCCTTCATCTCTCATTCACTGTGTCCTTCCCAAAGGGTCCAAGTACAAACCTGGAcccccaggggctcaggagaatGTCACTGGCTGGACAGACTGAAGGGTGAGAGCCAAATCAGATAGTGTCTGTCTATATCACACCTTCATGACTCTCCTCACCCCCAGGTTCCTCAGCCATTAAAGGATTTCTTTCTCTGAGAACGCCAACACTCACAATGGACACATGCCCTCAATGGACTGGATGAAGGCAATTCTTCAACCATGCGGTCAGGGTCAAGTTCAATGAGTATTGGGATGAGGGCATAGACAATACAACACATGGAAACAGTCTTTGAAGTTTTGGTTTGTGGTGGTCACGAGTCTTTTTTGACCTTGGAGTGCATGATAGTTGAGGCCATATAGTAAGTGAACAGACCACTGTGAGACTATGGAGAAGGCATACTGGGACAGGACGGCGTGGGACCCTTCCTGACTGATGGGTCTTCAGAGGTCCACACCTAAAAGCAAATGGGTAGGGTAGGACCAGCTTTGAAGCCTCCCAGACACTTGCCACAGACAAGAGTGAACACACAGAAATGACTACATCTGGACTCAAGTTCTAAGGGGAGATGAGCTCTGGCCTTTGCATCTGTCCCCACCACCCCCTTACTCTCAACATAGTCCTCACATTCTCTCCTGCACCCTAGACTTCCCACCAACTCTGGAAGAACCAACCGAAATCTCTGGCCATCAGGCTGTCCCCTCCTGGTCTCAAAGTCTTCCTCATGACTCTACCTTTATTCCTCCACCTCCACGTGTCTCCTTGATTGAAGTTGGGCTTCCCAGCCTTCCTCATCCTCCCCTGAGACTTCATTCTGCCCTTGCCCAGGGAACTATTCTCTCCTGGGGCAATTGGCTCAGGTCTCCCAGGCCATGCCATAGCCCTCAAGCTCCATGCCCAGCCTCCCAAGGCTCTGGTGAGTCATCTTGCCAGTAGGCATGAAGAAGGAGATGGACCTATAGAGGGGTTGGGGTTGGCTGGGTGCACAtcggcacacacatacacacacacacacacacacacacacacacacacacacacacgtgtgcatgcgcACACTTCCAGGTGCTGCAGTTTTCAGGAGGTCCGGTGGGTCCGTTGGTTTTGCTACAGACCCTGGCCCCCAAGGGTAAGGCACAACCATCTTTCCCACTCTCCAGCCAACAACCCCTCTTTCCTGTTTTCAAAATGTCAGTCTCATTGACCACCTCTCAGAAGGTATTATGCCTCTCTGTATTTTCTGGTCTTCTCTTCTCAAGCGACAGTCTCCCACCCATAGCTGACTCCGAGtctctttgctgttgtttttgatgGAGGTGGAGGTGCTGAATGATGGAGCCCTGTCCCGTCAACAGGGTTTTCTTTGCATAGTTAAGAAGAAAGTGTTTGCTAAGCAGCAAAGCATATGGGTGAATGCATGTACTGTGTGTGCTCTCCTCGGCTCTGTGTTCTCAAGACAAGACAACGCAGATGAGCGTTCTTGCATGGAAAACGGTTCTCCAAGAAGGaaaccatattttttattttcccaaataaccacacagagtaAAACATTTTCCTGACTTAACCTTGGCATCGGAGCAGCAGATGGGTACTCTTTCATGGTCCCTTGGCTTGGTGGCATAAGTTAGCCCATGACTTTCATGGTAATACATACATATTGGTAATGCACACAATATTACCCAGctcaagaatgaaagaaaatctcAGCATTTCTGAGACATGACTCCCAACCTgttcttttttcatatttacttttattttgaattatatgtgtttgtgtgtgagggtaCACGTATGTGAGTCAAGTGCCCGAGGGGCGAAAAAAGCACATcagatctgctggagctggaattaccAGCAGTTGTGGGCCACCCAACAGGGTCTTaaacagatcctctggaaaagcataatgtgctcttagccactgagccacctctccaaccccactAATCTGTTTTGAAAGTCACTAGAGAggttggtaagatggctcagtgggtagagcacttacctTCCAGCCTGACGACTTGAggttgatccctgggactcacatgatagaaggaCACAACTGAACCCCAATGGCTGTCCTTGCCACATATGTGCTGTGGTGTGGATACATTCACCACATAtgcacgtgtgcatacacacgtacacgtatgcacacgcacatgcacaaatattttaaatatataaacaaaatattttaaaaaacatcacTGGAGCCTCATGGTTACAGTCTTTCCGCCTTTGGCTGAAGCTGGGGTGGTGATTCCAAAGCCCATCTTGCTACGATCCCCCTTGAATTTCACATCTTTCCTGACAGTCCTTTCAAAGATCCTCTGGCCTAGTGGAGAACATGTTTGAAATCTCTGTGAGGTCTTAAAGATGAGGTGGTTTGAGCCTAGACACTGAACAATCCAGGTGCAGATAGGTCAAGCCTAAGACTGGGAGTGGGACATAGAGATCTTTGGAGACCCCACTCACCTGCCACACTCCCAGCAGGCCGTGACTGAGactttcctcttttcttgttCTATATAACCCCAGCCAGGTTTCTGCTCACTGGATTAATTTTATCACCCAGTGGGCTTTTCCTAGGAAGGCCTAGTCTAGGATCAATTATATTCCCTATGAGCTTTCCCTAGGAAAAGCCCCAGAGTCATCACACCTAAAGTCAGTATCATTAAAGGGCCTGTTTGGTATAAAAGGTTATTTCAATATATATTGAGTACTATCTTAATGTGTCCATACTTCAATAACAAAATACCTCAGCCAAAGCTGGGCTGTTCctgatgaaccagcctgcctccatcttaggcttgaaagccatcttacAGTGAAGGCAAGCTAGGCTCATTCCGGTTTGTGactaaatctgtttctcaaggactgggCACTACCCTACCTGTAagcttaactacaaatggttctgtactgcccgTTCCAGAAAccagcaaccatgtctttgttccaAAATGTTGTTATGACCATCTTGCAAACCTACCTTggtttcaaaaggttattataACCACttgttgttatgactaccttgttacgACCACTTTGTTGTATTCTGTTCTATACCCTGTCTATTTGCCTGCCAAATCCCCCACTTGGAAACACCCTACCCATGAGCTATAAAAGCTCTTATCTTCCTCATCCCAAGGCTGAACTCTCAAACCCTTTTGAGCAGGTAGAGGCAGcctgtgtacatgaataaaaaaactgGCTTATTGAGATTCACTGTTCTTGCTCATTACATTATACATCTTGGCCTTGTCTTTGAATCGACCACTGCGGTAGCGTGCATCGTTCTCTTTCCCTGATGGTGTCTACATTAGTATCACATGACTCAGCACAAAGGGATACAAGCAGCTCCTCTTCAAACCAACTAGTTTAAGCTCTCTCTCTATTATTGTTCTACGACAGCCTCGACCTCATGTCAGCCCACCGGCTCCATGGCCCTGAATACTACCCATTTACACTAGCTATTTAGGATTCTGACCTCCAAACACTTCATTAACCTCTCAGTTCCGCTGCTAGCACCTCAGTGCTCGTTGCGACCGTGAATCAGGTTGTATGCCAACCACAGCCTGACCTTTCTCTCAGTGCCTGAAGACACTCAAACGCACAGGGGCCGTCATGCAATATATTGCAGGCAGAGCCCGTCTACCCAATGTCCAGCTAACTATTCCCCCAAGCCCCACCCATCCTTCACACTCCTGCGATCAGACACAATCCCTGCCAAACCCCCAGGCTACTAAAGCCACACTACATCAGACAGCGTAGAGCGCCCTCCCTGATAACGCTCTGATAGTAACTTAATCTCGGATATGTTGAGCGCCTCTGAGGCACTCGTCACCGAGGACTTTCTCAAGCTGTTATATTGGACTCGCAAGACACACCAAGTACTGTTGCCCACTGGCACAGACCATTATGGCTTCGAATCGGCACGTACAGGTCATCTCCCACTACCAACCATGATAGCTCCTCTAAccagccttcccttccctggCAGACTCTCAACCTCAGAGGAATCTCGCTATACTCTTCCTCCCTTACACCACGAGATCCCTGGTACTTTCCTCCTCAGGGCCATTCTCGACTACACCCCTCCGGATCTCACACCGTGCCCCCTATGCTATCAACAACTAAACCGGACCCAAACATCCATAACGCTGCGGCTAGAATGAGGCACGGCTCCTGAAAAGAGCCTAGCTCTGATCACTACCGAAGGTACACTAGGGTGGAATGCAAGGGAGGTCAAGTTCCATCCTACATCCTTCCTCATCCCTTCTCATCAGGCAAGTACTTCCAGCTTATCAGACTAGTCATCATTGACGGAAAGGACCCCTACGTAGTCCCACACATGTAACACACCCATTATATCAACGTTCCAAGCTCTCTGCCACATTCATTCTTCAGCGCATGGGAGGGGAGGACTGCCCAAGCTGATGCAACTCGTATTGCCTGAAAGCATGTTTAGCGGCTGCGGGCTCTCTAGGCCGGTACATACTACAGACCAGTCAAGTCCTTGCAGGGTGGAGCAGACGAGAAGCTCCCCACAATGAGGTGGCTGAGAAGTGAACACATGGACTCTGAAGGGGCCAAGGCCTTAGGGCTCCGTCAGGAAACTAGCAGCTGCGCGCTAAACTGCCCCATGGCTACGACGCGGACAAGATGGGGAAGCGCAggctgtgacagaacaccataCCTGTCACGGTCGAGATATTGCGCGACGTTCAGCCGATGGAATCACACTTGGCAGCGCTCGCGCTTCCCAATACACCCTTCCACTACCTCgctctcgcgctctctctctctcagaaattaAGCATCAGCACACGCTTCTATTTTTTTGCTGAACATTAAGCAAACATCAAAGATCTACTGGATTCGGTCGGGGAATTCTA encodes:
- the Tbc1d21 gene encoding TBC1 domain family member 21; its protein translation is MQGRSPSLAPSASLGLPRRSGHRQLQRQLKGTMTTLSPENSLSARQSATFILEKRKPPIDKTEWDSFFDENGHLAKSRDFICVNILERGLHPFVRTEAWKFLTGYYSWQSSRDERLMVDSNRRRNYKALCQMYEKIQPLLENLHGNFTETRNNIAYDIQRLYDKDPLGNVLVDKKKLEKTLLLSYVCNTKAEYQRGFHEMVMLFQLMVGHEHETFWLFQFFLQKTEHSCVINIGVGKNLDMLNSVITLLDPEFAEHLKGKGSGAVQSLFPWFCLCFQRAFKSFDDVWRLWEVLLTGKPCRNFQVLVAYSMLQMVREQALVESMSGDAILLACNSLIDLDADELISAACMVYAELMQKEVPQPLKDFFL